A segment of the Odoribacter splanchnicus DSM 20712 genome:
TTTTGAAAGAAGAACCGCACATCACCGGACAGAAGTCCATGGCGATCACAGCCTTCCGAATCACTGCTTTCAGGTCTTCGACTGTGATAGAGTCCGGATCTTCAAAGAAACGTTCCATCAAAGCTTCGTCCTGCACAGCAGCAGCTTCTACCAATTTCTCTCTCCATTCCTGAGCTTCAGCCATCATATTTTCGGGAATTTCTTTCACGGTAGCTTCCATAGCACCGTTTTCCCAAACATAAGCTTTCATTTCTACCAGGTCGATAATACCCTGATAGTTATCTTCCGCTCCGATCGGAAGTACCAAAGGAACCGGATTTGCACCTAATTTCTCTTTGATTTCACGAACTGCTTTGAAGAAATCGGCCCCGGAACGGTCCATTTTATTCACGAAAGCAATTCTCGGAACACCATATTTGTTTGCCTGACGCCATACGGTTTCAGACTGTGCTTCAACCCCACCTACTGCACAGAACAATGCAACCGCACCATCCAATACACGAAGAGAACGCTCTACTTCAACCGTGAAGTCAACGTGTCCCGGAGTGTCGATGATATTAATTTTATATTCGTTTCCCTGATATTTCCAGAAACAAGTGGTAGCAGCAGAAGTGATGGTAATACCTCTCTCCTGTTCCTGCACCATCCAGTCCATCGTTGCAGTACCATCATGCGTTTCCCCGATCTTATGGTTCACACCGGTGAAATACAGGATACGTTCGGTCGTTGTAGTCTTACCGGCATCGATGTGAGCCATGATACCGATATTTCTTGTGTAATGTAAATCTCTCTTAGCCATCTATTTTTCGCCTCTAAATTAAAATCTGAAATGTGCAAATGCCCGGTTAGCTTCAGCCATACGATGGGTATCTTCTTTCTTTTTGAAAGCAGCACCTTCCTCTTTGTAGGCAGCCATAATTTCAGCAGAAAGTTTTTCAGCCATGCTGTGTCCGCTTCTCTTGCGGGAGTAAAGGATCATATTTTTTACAGAGATCGCTCTTTTACGGGCCGGATTAATTTCAGTAGGCACCTGGAAAGTAGCACCACCGACACGGCGGCTCTTTACTTCTACCTGAGGAGTAATATTCTCCAATGCCTGCTTCCAGATCTCCAGAGCAGATTTCTCTTCTTTTTTTGCCATTTTTTCCTCAACGATATCCAGTGCGTCATAAAAGATTTTGAACGCAACAGTCTTTTTACCGTCCACCATCAGGTCATTAACAAACCTCGTCACCAGTACATCGTTGAATTTTGGATCCGGTAACAGGATTCTCTTCTTTGGTTTAGTCTTTCTCATTTCTTTTCGTTTACGAATTTGTTCGTCAAGCTGCCCTTTTTGGTCTTCAACGGTTTCCCAACCATTTACTCAACTGTTTTTCGGGAACGCTTCATAAACACAATTCCTGTTAATCACTAATTTTTATTTCTTGCCCTTTCCTTTAGCTGGAGCAGCAGCCTGACCCGGTTTCGGTCTTTTCGCACCATACTTAGAACGTCCCTGGCAACGTCCGGCAACACCGGCAGCATCCAAAGTACCACGAACCAAGTGGTAACGCACACCCGGAAGGTCTTTCACACGACCGCCACGGATCAACACGATGGAGTGTTCCTGCAAGTTGTGGCCTTCTCCCGGAATATAAGCATTCACTTCTTTTCCGTTGGTCAATCTAACACGGGCAACCTTTCTCATGGCTGAGTTCGGTTTTTTCGGAGTGGTAGTGTAAACACGTACACAAACTCCTCTTCTCTGTGGGCAAGAATCCAAAGCAGGAGCTTTACTCTTGTCCTCGATCTTTACTCTTCCTTTTCTTACTAACTGTTGAATAGTAGGCATTTTACAAGTACTCTTTTAAAATTATTATACTTTTCTCCAAAATGGAGTGCAAATGTACTTACAATTCTAGTAACTACCAAATGTTCTTCCTACTTTTTTTGTAAAAAAGATAAGATTGTCAGAAAGTTACCTATTCAAACCCACCAGTCCTTAAGATTTCGGAAAGCCGGAAACAGGTAAAAGAAAAAGAAAATCGCGATGAAATATGTCTTTATCGCGATTTTCTAAACTAAACACGGACAAGAAACCTCGTTCACTCAACCTTATCTGCCACACTCATCAATATCTTTCCCGATAAACTATATCTACCGGTTTGGCAAAACCGCTATACTCTTTATACAAGGTCACTTTTCCATTCATCCTCTCCGGAATATCCACTATACGAATCATACCTCCATTCTCTCCACCTTTGTCCGAACCGATGATCAACCGGTATTCCATATCCAATCCTAACCTACCGTATTCACCATACTGGAACCAGTTAAATTTGATAAATGTGATTTCCTCTCCGGAAAGATCTATTTTCTCCCCGTCTCCGTCCAATATATCCAGTTTCCGCCACTCTTTATAAGCCATATCGTACAGATAAATCATATTATCGACAACGTAGAAGAGGTAACGATAATGCATGTGTACAGCAAACAATTCTGCACGTTCGATATCCGGAGCATCGATTCGGTAATAATAATTACTCAACTGAGAGAAAGAATTATACCACAAATTACCGAACCCGTGCAACCACAATTTTCCGGTATCATCACGCAAAATAACATACGAGCTGTTACCATCATGTCTGGTATTAGCAGCATAAACAAACTCTTTTCCTGTTACCATGGGAAAAACCTCATTTGCAACCGGGGGTATACGGCAGGATGTTTCATTCCAGGCAAGCCCCAGTTGTACAAACCGTCTGTTGTCCGTATCATAAAGGATAACCGGTGGTTCATAATATCCCCATACTCCATCTGCCGATGTAATGATAAAGGGAGCAACCTTAAAGGTCTTCTCTTCTCCAGCTACATTATTTCTCGGTAATTCATAAATAATTCTTCCCGATGTTTTACAATACACTTCGGTCGTTGTCAACAATACCGAACAAGGATATGTACCGGAGCCATACATCGGATCAAGACAAATCATAGCAGTCGGAACAAATACTCCCGGTATTTTCCCCATGTCGTACTTCAAATCGAATGCTTCTTCCCAAGCCAAACTTTCCGGATCCAAATAACAAGCCCCTGTTTCAGTCATCAATATGATTTTATCTCCCGATCCTGTTATATTTAACACTATACTTTTCGGTCCCTTTTTATTCGGCAGGGCATAATCGTCGAGCAAATTGCGAATCATTAATTCCTGGTTACCGTATTTAGAGATCATATCCAAACGTACTTCGCCCTTTTCGTCGCACAGCACCAACCAACCTTCAGTTGTCTGAATAATCACCTCCATGTCGAAATGTTGCCGCCAAGTCACTTCTGTCTCTTGGTCCAACACATTCAAATAAACAGCGTATTTTCCCAATGGTAAATCGATAAAATAATTCAAATTTTTCTCTTTACCAATCTCATATTCGAACTCATTACCGGTTTTATTCTCTTTCGCGACAGCCACCCAAGTATACTCATACTTTCCGCTTCCGGCAGCCAATGTGTGTTTCAGCTCCGGAACAACTTTTAGTGTATCTGTATTTTTAAATACCGTCACCAGTGTGTCCGGCATTCCTGCAATAGAAATCTCATCGATATCCTCATAACTGTAATTTCCTTTATCATCGTAACACGAATAAAGTATAACAGTCATCAACCATACAATTAAATATACATTCTTTCTCATCATATTTCATTTATTGGGCCTGTGGTCCCATTGTCATTTCCGTAATACCATCCTCTTCATAAACAGTCCGGCCCGCCGCTTTTTCGTCGGCCAGATATTTTTTCATATACGATCCGATATACCCCATGCGGGAAAGTATATAACCCGCCTCCTCGGATTTTTTATTAAACTCTTCCCGTGGAATATCCATTTCATCGCAAATCAAAGCAAACTTCTTCGCCGAAAATTCACCGAACATATATGGATTCCACTGCGAAGGCGGTTCATTCATAAATTCCGAAAACAATAATATCAGCTTTAACCGCTGCGTCTTTACCCAAGAGGTCGAATCGCTGGAACCATAATCGTAATAAGTTGTAAAATGCCCGTTAGGCAATAATTCCATATCAATTCCCTTTTCTTCCGTTTGTAAGGCTTTCGTCCGGATCATAGTTACAGGAATCACAAGAGAAACCTCTCCCTTCTTAACCACATACTCTTTCTCCAACGGTTCAAAATCCACACCTTCCACCGCATTTACCGGTGTAAATTTTATATTCACCGGACGATCGTAATCTGCCACCTTACCTATCACCTTCAGATGAATATCCTGTGCCTGTGTTTCATATTCACTGTCGACATAAGTAAAAGAAAAACGTACCGTATCCGATATCTCATTCAGATAAATGGCATCAGTACCGCTATATTCCTCATATTCTGATTTACAACTGCTCAATATTGTCAAAAGCAATATAAAAATAACATTCTTTTTCATAACTCATCTTTTAACGAAAATCGGTTTCACTTAATGGCAACGGGACGACGTATTTTGCTGCATCCATATCCAGGTCGGCATTTTCCGAATAAGAATGTAATACTTTTACATTCAAACGCTTATAATAAAAAAACAACTGTCCTTCTCCAAAAAATTCTCTCCTGTATTCGTCCCGAAGCATTCCGGCCAATTGTGTTTTATCCTCCAATTCTTTCACTCCCCTATTAAACAATACGGTATTCAGCGCATCCAACGCCTCCGTCTCATCCGTGGCTGTCTCTGCAATAATGTAATACATTTCCGTCATCCGAATCAAAGGGATCAACTTAGTCCATACCTCAGTCGACGACACGTCTTCATACTTATGGAAACACCTGTAGTCCCGGGTAGTGCCTTCCAACCAAATCGGTCTGTTACGCCAATCCAGCAAATCCCAAGTAAATAAATCATCGATATGTTTTTTAGGTGAATACACTTGTGCAGGCTCCAGAGTGGGACTGAAATAATTCGTAAAAATCTCTTCACGTGCATTATAATAAGCTGCAAACAACAATTCTGAAGAAAAGATCCTGTCCGGATTTCTCGTATTATCCATAATCTCCCGGCGTTCGGTCCAAGGGAACCATTGTTCTTGTACAGCTGTCACGGCTTTTGCTTCCCGATAAGCTTCCGCCTTATTGTCCGCCCATAAATATACCCTTGCTTTTAAAGCTTTTACCGCATAATAGTTCAAGCGTTGTGTACGATAAGTATAATAATTCAACCCATCTTCCGAATCCTGGTTTTGCGGTCCTTCTTCAATAATCGGATCAGACTCACCTAACAAACGTTCCGCCTCATCCAAATCTTTCAGTACTTTCTCCACAACCTGAGTAGCCGGTAAAAGGGAGGTTGCCGAAATTGAATATACCGTATTATAAGGAATAGACAAATCGGCTTTATTGGTAGCATATACCGGTCCAAACAAACGTAACATATCAAAATGCAGAAAAGCACGAAGTGCCATCGCCTCACCGATAATCATTTTCCGCATTTTTCCTGTCAACACTTCCTCATTTTTTTCCGCATATTCCAATAATTTATTACAATTGGCAATCAGCGAATAGGCTTTCTCCCACACTGCAGCGAACTTACTCTTCGCATAATCTATGGTATAATTATATGTTCCCAACCGATAAGCATTTGTCGTATTCCCCGAAAAATCATACCGTTGCGCTAAAATCTCTACGGCATCTACCGATAATTCACCTCCATAAAGCGCATTATTGCTCAATTCCACATAAATTCCATTCAGAGCAGTGCGAAACCCTGATTCCGTACTGAACAGCTGCCCGTCGGTCACCTGATCTTCCGGCTGCACATCCAACCAAGAGTGACATCCCGAAAATATACCCGTTATACAAACAAGTAATCCTATCAATATATATTTTCTATTCATAACTTCCATTTTTAGAACATTGCAGACAATGAAAACGAGAACGAACGGGCAAACGGATACTCAATTCCCCGCTCCTCCTTGATCGAAGAAATACGGAATAAATCCGTCGTATTCGCTTGTAAACGCAAAGACTGGAT
Coding sequences within it:
- the rpsG gene encoding 30S ribosomal protein S7 — its product is MRKTKPKKRILLPDPKFNDVLVTRFVNDLMVDGKKTVAFKIFYDALDIVEEKMAKKEEKSALEIWKQALENITPQVEVKSRRVGGATFQVPTEINPARKRAISVKNMILYSRKRSGHSMAEKLSAEIMAAYKEEGAAFKKKEDTHRMAEANRAFAHFRF
- the rpsL gene encoding 30S ribosomal protein S12 — translated: MPTIQQLVRKGRVKIEDKSKAPALDSCPQRRGVCVRVYTTTPKKPNSAMRKVARVRLTNGKEVNAYIPGEGHNLQEHSIVLIRGGRVKDLPGVRYHLVRGTLDAAGVAGRCQGRSKYGAKRPKPGQAAAPAKGKGKK
- a CDS encoding PKD-like family lipoprotein gives rise to the protein MRKNVYLIVWLMTVILYSCYDDKGNYSYEDIDEISIAGMPDTLVTVFKNTDTLKVVPELKHTLAAGSGKYEYTWVAVAKENKTGNEFEYEIGKEKNLNYFIDLPLGKYAVYLNVLDQETEVTWRQHFDMEVIIQTTEGWLVLCDEKGEVRLDMISKYGNQELMIRNLLDDYALPNKKGPKSIVLNITGSGDKIILMTETGACYLDPESLAWEEAFDLKYDMGKIPGVFVPTAMICLDPMYGSGTYPCSVLLTTTEVYCKTSGRIIYELPRNNVAGEEKTFKVAPFIITSADGVWGYYEPPVILYDTDNRRFVQLGLAWNETSCRIPPVANEVFPMVTGKEFVYAANTRHDGNSSYVILRDDTGKLWLHGFGNLWYNSFSQLSNYYYRIDAPDIERAELFAVHMHYRYLFYVVDNMIYLYDMAYKEWRKLDILDGDGEKIDLSGEEITFIKFNWFQYGEYGRLGLDMEYRLIIGSDKGGENGGMIRIVDIPERMNGKVTLYKEYSGFAKPVDIVYRERY
- a CDS encoding DUF4843 domain-containing protein: MKKNVIFILLLTILSSCKSEYEEYSGTDAIYLNEISDTVRFSFTYVDSEYETQAQDIHLKVIGKVADYDRPVNIKFTPVNAVEGVDFEPLEKEYVVKKGEVSLVIPVTMIRTKALQTEEKGIDMELLPNGHFTTYYDYGSSDSTSWVKTQRLKLILLFSEFMNEPPSQWNPYMFGEFSAKKFALICDEMDIPREEFNKKSEEAGYILSRMGYIGSYMKKYLADEKAAGRTVYEEDGITEMTMGPQAQ
- a CDS encoding RagB/SusD family nutrient uptake outer membrane protein, with the protein product MNRKYILIGLLVCITGIFSGCHSWLDVQPEDQVTDGQLFSTESGFRTALNGIYVELSNNALYGGELSVDAVEILAQRYDFSGNTTNAYRLGTYNYTIDYAKSKFAAVWEKAYSLIANCNKLLEYAEKNEEVLTGKMRKMIIGEAMALRAFLHFDMLRLFGPVYATNKADLSIPYNTVYSISATSLLPATQVVEKVLKDLDEAERLLGESDPIIEEGPQNQDSEDGLNYYTYRTQRLNYYAVKALKARVYLWADNKAEAYREAKAVTAVQEQWFPWTERREIMDNTRNPDRIFSSELLFAAYYNAREEIFTNYFSPTLEPAQVYSPKKHIDDLFTWDLLDWRNRPIWLEGTTRDYRCFHKYEDVSSTEVWTKLIPLIRMTEMYYIIAETATDETEALDALNTVLFNRGVKELEDKTQLAGMLRDEYRREFFGEGQLFFYYKRLNVKVLHSYSENADLDMDAAKYVVPLPLSETDFR